From a region of the Lactuca sativa cultivar Salinas chromosome 4, Lsat_Salinas_v11, whole genome shotgun sequence genome:
- the LOC128133585 gene encoding uncharacterized protein LOC128133585, translating to MNRLDPAHPYNNDNDEDDLYVTMMYRYYTDNLLQPDPSPLLTRRAALDKDREEGHRRLVNDYFAENYVYQPSDFKRRFRLYEFFQMRYDARGKRGFTGLQKCVAAIKLMAMGESPNFVDEYMRMSERTARESLYLLARCVVETFGDQYLRKPSLHDMQQLYAVHEERHV from the exons atgAATCGTCTTGATCCGGCTCATCCGTACAACAATGATAACGATGAAGACGATTTGTACGTGACTATGATGTACCGGTATTATACAGACAACCTACTACAACCAGATCCAAGTCCACTACTCACGCGACGTGCGGCGTTAGATAAAGATCGTGAGGAAGGGCATAGACGGCTAGTTAACGATTACTTTGCCGAAAATTATGTCTACCAGCCAAGCGATTTCAAAAGAAGATTCCGTTT gtATGAATTTTTCCAAATGAGATATGATGCTAGAGGCAAACGAGGCTTCACAGGGTTGCAAAAATGTGTTGCTGCAATAAAACTTATGGCAATGGGAGAGTCGCCCAATTTTGTTGACGAATATATGAGAATGTCTGAGAGGACCGCACGAGAAAGTTTGTATTTATTGGCAAGATGTGTTGTTGAAACCTTCGGTGACCAATACTTGCGCAAACCTTCGTTGCATGATATGCAACAACTATATGCGGTGCATGAAGAAAGacatgtgtaa
- the LOC111886544 gene encoding histone H3.3 produces the protein MARTKQTARKSTGGKAPRKQLATKAARKSAPTTGGVKKPHRYRPGTVALREIRKYQKSTELLIRKLPFQRLVREIAQDFKTDLRFQSHAVLALQEAAEAYLVGLFEDTNLCAIHAKRVTIMPKDIQLARRIRGERA, from the exons ATGGCCCGTACAAAGCAGACCGCTCGTAAATCCACCGGTGGAAAAGCTCCCCGAAAGCAACTTGCTACTAAG GCTGCCAGGAAATCCGCACCAACAACCGGAGGAGTGAAGAAGCCTCATCGTTACCGCCCTGGAACCGTCGCTCTCCG TGAGATCCGCAAGTACCAGAAGAGCACAGAGCTTCTTATCCGCAAGTTGCCGTTCCAAAGGCTTGTTCGTGAAATCGCCCAGGATTTCAAG ACTGATCTGAGGTTCCAAAGCCACGCTGTGTTGGCCCTTCAAGAAGCAGCTGAAGCATACCTTGTTGGTCTCTTCGAGGACACCAACTTGTGTGCCATTCATGCCAAGAGGGTTACCATCATGCCCAAAGATATCCAGTTGGCCAGGCGTATCCGAGGTGAACGTGCTTAG